A window of Spirochaetae bacterium HGW-Spirochaetae-1 genomic DNA:
TTTCGAGCAGGTCATCGTTTTCCCGTTCAAGTTTCATGATCAATTTGGATATTTTCTCCTTCTCTTTCCCCTGATTTTTGTCCTTCACTTCAACGGAGTCCCTGAAAAGTTTTTCCAGGTACTGAGCGCCGTCATATGTAAGAATAAAACCTTCCAGAGCTTGATCAATGAGAAGAGAAAGTTTTTCTTCTTTGAATTGTGCCTTCAGGTAACGGTTTGTATAATAAATGTAATTTCCTGAGTTATGGGCGCCACAGTGCATCTCTCCTGTCAGGAGCCGATCCTTGTATCGCAGCAACCCGGAATAATCGAACTCAAAGGTCCGTGTGCGGGTCGATTTATATTTAATTTTCAGTTTTTCGAGGCGTGATTCAAATCTCTCCAGGGTTATATATGGCTCATGGGTGCCCTGCCATATCTGGTCCTGATATTCGAAAGCACCGGTATAAAAGATGCTTGTCAACATGCGGTTAAGGGTCGTTTTGTTCCATTGCCCGCCACGGGAGGTTTTAAGACCCTGGTCATTGAGTTCATCGACCAGATTTCGGATTGAAACAGTCCCATTGTCATATCGATCAAAAATATAATGCACCTGGTGTTTTGTGGCCTCATCGATGACGTGCTTTTTCTGGTCTTTATCGTATATGTATCCAAGAGGCGGGGTGCATATTGGTGCGATCCCCTTTTTGGCTTTATAGAGAAACGTGGAGCGGGATTCAAAAGATATTTTGTCGCTCCAGTATTTTGCCATGGCCATATTGATGCCCAGGACGAACTCTTCAGTGTGATTCGAGTTCGCGTCAAATCGCTTACGGTCCTCGTAAAAATGGATCACGAATTTCCGGTTTTTTACCAGATCCATGATGAGGACCAGGTCGTTATAGTTGCGGCTCATGCGGTCAGTATTTTTAAATACCAGGTGTGTGATATTATAGGTCCGGGCCGCCTTGATCATTGTGTTGAATATCCGGCGTCCTTCTTTCCTGGCTGATTCGGCAACGGTGAACTGGTGAATGATGCAAAGGTCCTGATCTTTGCAGTACTGTTCTGCCTGGGTTTTCTGGTTGGCCAGGGAGAGGCCCGTCTCTGCCTGGTCGAGGGTCGAGACTCGGTCATATACGAAGCAGGGGATTTTATCCCGGCAGGCGCTGAGATTATCAATGATTTGTTGCTGCAGGCTGATGTCCATAATTCACCTTTTAAATATATTACTCATGCATATATTAAATAGAAATAGAGTCAAACTATTTTTACTGTTTGCTGTAATGTTGTGTTTGATTGAAAGTTGAAAAGGAGTCTGACGGTAAAATAAGTTGATAAAAAAGTGTTGACTATTGAACTTTTTTTCACTATAAAAAGCAAAAAGCGTAAAGGAGAGAGAAATGGCGAATATACCCAAGAAGGTCATTGATCGTTTTAACGTAATGGTGAAGAAGTATCAGAAACTTCTTCAGAATGCCAAGGATAAAGACATCAATGAGGCTGATACAGTAACCATCATTGCCAACATCCTGCATGAAGTCTTTGGCTATGACCAGTACGAAGAAATAACCAAAGAGTTTGCCATCAAGAATACATACTGTGACCTGGCGATCAAAATTGACAAAGAAGTGAAGTTTTTGATTGAGGCAAAGGCTATTGGTATCAAGCTAAGCGAAAATCATATCAACCAGGCGACTAATTATGGCGCCAATAAGGGTATTGAGTGGGTTATTCTCACCAACGGTATCCACTGGATCGTGTACAAGATGACATATACTAAAAGAATTGTGCACAACCAGATATGCGATATTGACTTCCTTGAACTCAATCCCAAAAAAGCCAGTGTCCAGGAACAGCTTTTTATCCTCTGCAAGGAAGGTCTCTCAAAGGATGCCATCGAGGAGTTCCATGCATACAAACGTGTGGTGAACAAGTTCTACATCAGTGCGATTATTCTCAGTGATACAGTGCAGGATGTGATAAAACGCGAATTGAAGAAGAGCTCTCCCGGTCTGAAACTTGATGACCAGGAGGTTGATTCCATCATTAAGTATGAAGTCCTGAAAAGAGATGGGGTAGACAGTGAGGAAGCACTCGATGCAATCGAACAGTACCGGGTGCTGACAAAGAAAGCAGCAAAGAAGGTCGTGAAGAAAAAGCCGATTGAGAAGGCAAAAAATACAAATGAAGTAGAAT
This region includes:
- a CDS encoding restriction endonuclease subunit R; translated protein: MANIPKKVIDRFNVMVKKYQKLLQNAKDKDINEADTVTIIANILHEVFGYDQYEEITKEFAIKNTYCDLAIKIDKEVKFLIEAKAIGIKLSENHINQATNYGANKGIEWVILTNGIHWIVYKMTYTKRIVHNQICDIDFLELNPKKASVQEQLFILCKEGLSKDAIEEFHAYKRVVNKFYISAIILSDTVQDVIKRELKKSSPGLKLDDQEVDSIIKYEVLKRDGVDSEEALDAIEQYRVLTKKAAKKVVKKKPIEKAKNTNEVEFDISRGGNTTI